The following proteins come from a genomic window of Kocuria palustris:
- a CDS encoding ammonium transporter, which yields MDETTLSAVDVWTVVASAMVLLMTPGLALFYGGMTRAKGVLNMMMMSFAALGLVIPVWILWGWSISGGEPILGGLAGSPLQAPGLEDLIGTSDLLGVAFSCTFAIISVALISGAVADRMRFSAWLLFVPVWTTLVYAPLAFMVWGGGLLGADGAIGSRFGEAIDFAGGLVVHINAGVAALILILLIGPRQGFGKDSGQRPHNLPLVMLGAALLWFGWFGFNVGAAATPEQAGLILINTMGAPATAMLGWLLVERVRDGHPTSLGAASGAVAGLVAITPACADVSPFWAMVLGLVAGMCSAVAVALKYRMGMDDSLDVIGVHLVSGIVGTVALGFIAIPSAESAGGLFYGGGLALLGTQVIATVVSVIYCAVVTLVIALVIRAFVGLRITADAEIEGIDITEHAESGYNLAGDASGSFRPRRPVPGSLEDVIERQKKEQRA from the coding sequence ATGGACGAGACGACGCTGAGCGCGGTCGATGTGTGGACCGTGGTCGCCAGCGCCATGGTGCTGCTGATGACGCCCGGACTGGCCCTGTTCTACGGGGGCATGACCCGTGCCAAGGGCGTGCTGAACATGATGATGATGTCCTTCGCCGCCCTGGGTCTGGTGATCCCGGTGTGGATCCTGTGGGGGTGGTCGATCTCCGGCGGCGAGCCCATCCTGGGAGGCCTGGCGGGCAGCCCTCTGCAGGCGCCGGGGCTGGAGGACCTGATCGGCACGAGCGACCTGCTGGGCGTCGCGTTCTCCTGCACGTTCGCGATCATCTCGGTCGCGCTGATCTCCGGAGCCGTGGCAGACCGCATGCGCTTCAGCGCCTGGCTGCTGTTCGTGCCGGTGTGGACCACCCTGGTCTACGCGCCGCTGGCGTTCATGGTCTGGGGCGGGGGCCTGCTGGGCGCCGATGGGGCGATCGGCTCCCGATTCGGCGAGGCGATCGACTTCGCGGGCGGGCTGGTGGTGCACATCAACGCCGGCGTGGCGGCGCTGATCCTGATCCTGCTGATCGGCCCGCGACAGGGATTCGGGAAGGACTCGGGCCAGCGCCCGCACAACCTCCCCCTGGTCATGCTCGGTGCGGCCCTGCTGTGGTTCGGCTGGTTCGGCTTCAACGTCGGTGCTGCGGCCACCCCCGAGCAGGCAGGGCTGATCCTGATCAACACCATGGGTGCTCCGGCCACGGCCATGCTGGGCTGGCTGCTGGTCGAGCGGGTCCGCGACGGCCACCCGACCTCCCTGGGCGCGGCCTCCGGCGCGGTGGCCGGGCTGGTCGCCATCACGCCCGCCTGCGCCGATGTCTCCCCGTTCTGGGCCATGGTCCTGGGACTCGTCGCCGGCATGTGCTCGGCGGTGGCTGTGGCGCTGAAGTACCGCATGGGCATGGACGACTCGCTGGATGTCATCGGCGTGCACCTGGTCTCCGGCATCGTGGGGACCGTGGCCCTGGGCTTCATCGCGATCCCGAGCGCGGAGTCGGCAGGAGGGCTGTTCTACGGCGGCGGGCTGGCGCTGCTGGGCACGCAGGTCATCGCCACGGTCGTCTCGGTCATCTACTGCGCCGTCGTGACTCTCGTCATCGCCCTGGTCATCCGCGCGTTCGTCGGCCTGCGGATCACGGCGGATGCGGAGATCGAGGGCATCGACATCACCGAGCACGCGGAGTCCGGCTACAACCTCGCGGGCGATGCCTCCGGCTCGTTCCGCCCCCGTCGCCCGGTCCCGGGCAGCCTCGAGGACGTCATCGAGCGTCAGAAGAAGGAGCAGCGCGCATGA
- a CDS encoding MFS transporter: MPREILVLIAAAFAIAVGYGLVAPVLPQYASSFGVGVAAASAVVSAFAFCRLMFAPAGGRILDAIGERRTYLIGLVIVALSSFATAFAGSYWQLLLFRGLGGLGSTMFTISAMGLIVRLAPPNSRGRISGMYASTFLIGGILGPVIGGLLAGFGMQAPFLIYGAAILLAAAVVFWQIPPQSLQDRAAAKAQVRMSFREAWQFGAYRASLVSGFANGWTSMGIRVALIPLIASAVFGAGPALSGVALTVFAAGSAVALSFSGRISDSVGRKPLVISGLVLAGVMTAVIGFTDSVWVFAVASFLSGVGSGTLNPGQQAAVADVIGPQRSGGTVLSRFQMSQDAGQILGPILAGALVDAAGFGPAFLVSGVLMGVAALAWTPVMDTLKRPDVDAVPTGSVPRVPDEDRDDS, encoded by the coding sequence GTGCCGCGGGAGATCCTGGTGCTGATCGCCGCGGCCTTCGCGATCGCGGTCGGCTACGGCCTGGTGGCCCCGGTGCTGCCCCAGTACGCGTCGAGCTTCGGAGTGGGGGTGGCCGCCGCCTCAGCCGTCGTCTCGGCCTTCGCATTCTGCAGACTGATGTTCGCCCCGGCCGGCGGTCGCATCCTGGATGCCATCGGCGAGCGCCGGACCTATCTCATCGGCCTGGTGATCGTGGCGCTGTCGTCGTTCGCCACGGCGTTCGCCGGCTCCTACTGGCAGCTGCTGCTCTTCCGCGGCCTGGGCGGACTCGGCTCCACCATGTTCACCATCTCCGCCATGGGCCTGATCGTGCGCCTGGCGCCGCCGAATTCGCGCGGGCGGATCTCGGGCATGTACGCCTCGACCTTCCTGATCGGCGGGATCCTGGGGCCGGTGATCGGCGGGCTGCTGGCGGGATTCGGCATGCAGGCGCCGTTCCTCATCTACGGCGCCGCGATCCTGCTGGCCGCGGCCGTCGTCTTCTGGCAGATCCCGCCGCAGTCGCTGCAGGACCGTGCGGCGGCCAAGGCCCAGGTACGGATGAGCTTCCGCGAGGCCTGGCAGTTCGGGGCGTATCGGGCTTCGCTGGTCTCGGGCTTCGCCAACGGATGGACCTCCATGGGGATCCGCGTGGCGCTGATCCCGCTGATCGCCTCCGCCGTCTTCGGAGCCGGACCTGCCCTGTCCGGCGTCGCACTGACGGTGTTCGCCGCCGGCTCCGCCGTGGCGCTGTCGTTCTCCGGCCGCATCTCCGATTCGGTGGGCCGCAAGCCGCTGGTGATCAGCGGTCTGGTGCTGGCCGGCGTGATGACAGCGGTGATCGGGTTCACGGACAGCGTGTGGGTCTTCGCGGTGGCCTCGTTCCTGTCCGGCGTGGGCTCGGGCACCCTCAACCCGGGGCAGCAGGCGGCCGTGGCCGACGTCATCGGCCCGCAGCGCTCGGGCGGCACTGTGCTCTCCCGTTTCCAGATGAGCCAGGACGCCGGACAGATCCTGGGCCCGATCCTGGCCGGGGCCCTCGTGGATGCCGCCGGCTTCGGCCCGGCCTTCCTGGTCTCCGGCGTGCTGATGGGTGTGGCCGCGCTGGCCTGGACCCCCGTGATGGACACCCTCAAGCGCCCCGACGTCGACGCCGTCCCCACCGGCTCCGTCCCCCGTGTGCCCGACGAAGACCGCGATGACTCCTGA
- a CDS encoding response regulator transcription factor — protein MTSVLLADDHALVRSGFAMVLSVEDDLEVVGQAADGRQAVERVAEGGVDVVLMDVQMPDMDGLEATRRIVAAGGAKVIILTTFDREDYLFEALRAGASGFLLKNADPDDLVDAVRSVADGHALLAPEATVRVIQRWVAADAAAPGASGPHGAAAPTSAAAAQRTTGTTATNPSAGPTTEVGASGPGRPSEEHRRLLEGLTERESEILRLMAEGLSNAEIAQRLFVGSATVKTHVSNVLAKTGSRDRVQAVVLAHRAGVVGS, from the coding sequence ATGACCTCTGTGCTGCTGGCCGATGACCATGCTCTCGTGCGCTCAGGTTTCGCCATGGTGCTCTCCGTCGAGGACGACCTCGAGGTCGTGGGCCAGGCCGCCGATGGTCGCCAGGCCGTGGAGAGGGTCGCCGAGGGCGGTGTCGACGTCGTGCTGATGGACGTGCAGATGCCTGACATGGACGGGCTCGAGGCCACCCGGCGCATCGTGGCCGCAGGCGGAGCCAAGGTCATCATCCTCACGACCTTCGACCGGGAGGACTACCTGTTCGAGGCGCTGCGCGCCGGGGCTTCGGGCTTCCTGCTCAAGAACGCCGACCCGGACGATCTGGTCGACGCCGTGCGCTCGGTGGCCGACGGTCACGCGCTGCTGGCTCCGGAGGCCACGGTGCGGGTGATCCAGCGGTGGGTCGCCGCGGACGCAGCGGCTCCGGGCGCTTCCGGCCCCCACGGCGCAGCCGCGCCGACGTCGGCAGCCGCTGCGCAGCGCACGACCGGGACGACCGCGACCAATCCCTCCGCCGGCCCAACCACCGAAGTCGGCGCATCGGGCCCGGGGCGTCCGTCCGAGGAGCATCGCCGTCTGCTGGAGGGCCTGACCGAGCGGGAGTCCGAGATCCTTCGGCTCATGGCCGAGGGGCTGTCCAACGCCGAGATCGCCCAGCGCCTGTTCGTGGGCTCGGCCACCGTGAAGACCCATGTGTCGAACGTGCTGGCCAAGACCGGCAGTCGCGATCGGGTCCAGGCCGTCGTGCTGGCGCACCGGGCCGGCGTCGTCGGGTCCTGA
- a CDS encoding ABC transporter permease has product MSSATRSDGPDASAPGASEEAGGPGRTVERPWLTVMMRELAVKVRNRSVLISTAVTLVLIVGGLVASSLLSDTDSGSEHEIAAVGAGSVEMVEAVDDSLSDDDSASPREATRQEAEQLLDDGDVDAALVHEDGSWVLLGDGSLDPVLEQAVTQSVSSATIAANAASAGTSMDQLAQGSEVRVEQIGEGSDSRDTAASFVLRYVFAMLFYMAAIMFGTAIANSVLEEKQNRVVEILATAIPVRQILYGKVLGNCVMAFAQMGLFAGAGLLTASLLGLTDDLGWALSASGWFIAFFVVGFAAQATIWAALGALASRSEDLNTSMTPIMTVLVVAMLAGLMGTGTWLTVASYVPIISSIAMPVRLLEGEAAVWEPFAALAVCGAFGWAMLRIGERVYQRAVFQGGRSLSWRQAMRLED; this is encoded by the coding sequence ATGAGCTCTGCGACCCGATCCGACGGACCTGATGCCTCCGCACCCGGTGCTTCCGAGGAGGCCGGCGGCCCCGGTCGCACGGTCGAGCGCCCGTGGCTGACCGTGATGATGCGGGAGCTGGCCGTGAAGGTCCGCAACCGCTCCGTGCTGATCTCCACGGCGGTCACGCTCGTGCTGATCGTCGGAGGCCTCGTGGCCTCCTCGCTGCTCTCCGACACGGATTCGGGCAGCGAGCACGAGATCGCGGCGGTGGGCGCCGGCTCGGTCGAGATGGTCGAGGCCGTCGATGACAGCCTGTCGGACGACGACTCGGCGAGTCCGCGGGAGGCGACGCGTCAGGAGGCCGAGCAGCTGCTCGACGACGGCGACGTGGACGCGGCCCTGGTCCACGAGGACGGCTCGTGGGTGCTGCTCGGCGACGGCTCCCTCGATCCGGTCCTCGAGCAGGCCGTGACGCAGTCGGTCTCCAGCGCGACCATCGCCGCGAACGCGGCCAGCGCGGGCACCTCGATGGATCAGCTCGCGCAGGGCTCCGAGGTGCGGGTCGAGCAGATCGGCGAGGGGTCGGACAGCAGGGATACCGCGGCCTCGTTCGTGCTGCGCTACGTCTTCGCGATGCTGTTCTACATGGCGGCGATCATGTTCGGGACGGCGATCGCCAACTCCGTCCTGGAGGAGAAGCAGAACCGCGTGGTCGAGATCCTGGCCACGGCCATCCCGGTGCGCCAGATCCTCTACGGCAAGGTGCTCGGCAACTGCGTGATGGCGTTCGCGCAGATGGGCCTGTTCGCAGGCGCCGGTCTCCTCACGGCCTCGCTGCTCGGGCTCACGGACGACCTCGGCTGGGCGCTGTCGGCCTCCGGCTGGTTCATCGCGTTCTTCGTCGTGGGCTTCGCCGCGCAGGCGACGATCTGGGCGGCCCTCGGCGCACTGGCCTCGCGCAGCGAGGACCTGAACACGTCCATGACGCCGATCATGACAGTGCTCGTCGTCGCCATGCTGGCGGGGCTCATGGGCACCGGCACCTGGCTGACGGTCGCCTCCTACGTCCCGATCATCTCGTCGATCGCCATGCCGGTGCGCCTCCTGGAGGGCGAGGCGGCCGTGTGGGAGCCCTTCGCGGCCCTGGCCGTGTGCGGCGCCTTCGGCTGGGCCATGCTGCGGATCGGAGAGCGGGTCTACCAGCGCGCGGTGTTCCAGGGCGGGCGCTCGCTGTCCTGGCGCCAGGCGATGCGGCTCGAGGACTGA
- the ftsY gene encoding signal recognition particle-docking protein FtsY has protein sequence MGDVDQILAQIPVFVYVLIAVVVLALLGFVLLRGPKAPPGGYDSTRDADDPAPGASGDGSDEHARAGGGTATETKAPSLDTPESAGSRMARLRGRLAKSNNVFGRGLLALLSRDHIDQDVWDEIEETLLMADLGTDASMELVENLQVRVKAEGTQDPNHVKAMLREELLKLVDPSMDRSLAVTRKGDTPAVMLVVGVNGVGKTTTVGKLARVLVAEDKDVMLGAADTFRAAAADQLQTWGNRVGVPTVRSEVEGADPASVAFDAVKTGIDSEVDVVMIDTAGRLQNKAGLMDQLGKIKRVVEKAAEVDEVLLVIDATTGQNGMTQAKVFSEAVNVTGIVLTKLDGTAKGGIVVAIQRELGAPVKLIGLGEGADDLAPFDAEQFVDALLE, from the coding sequence ATGGGGGACGTGGACCAGATACTCGCTCAGATCCCTGTCTTCGTGTACGTGCTGATCGCCGTGGTGGTGCTGGCGCTGCTGGGCTTCGTGCTGCTGCGCGGGCCCAAGGCGCCTCCCGGCGGCTACGACTCGACCCGCGACGCCGATGACCCGGCCCCGGGAGCCTCCGGCGATGGCTCCGACGAGCATGCCCGGGCCGGGGGAGGAACCGCGACCGAGACCAAGGCGCCGTCGCTGGACACCCCCGAATCGGCCGGCTCCCGCATGGCCCGGCTGCGCGGCCGCCTGGCCAAGTCCAACAACGTGTTCGGCCGCGGCCTGCTGGCGCTGCTGTCCCGCGATCACATCGACCAGGACGTCTGGGACGAGATCGAGGAGACGCTGCTCATGGCGGACCTCGGCACCGACGCCTCCATGGAGCTCGTCGAGAACCTCCAGGTGCGCGTCAAGGCGGAGGGCACCCAGGACCCGAACCACGTGAAGGCCATGCTGCGCGAGGAGCTGCTCAAGCTCGTCGACCCGTCCATGGACCGCTCCCTGGCCGTGACCCGCAAGGGCGACACCCCGGCCGTGATGCTCGTGGTGGGCGTCAACGGCGTAGGCAAGACCACCACCGTGGGCAAGCTGGCCCGCGTGCTCGTGGCCGAGGACAAGGACGTCATGCTCGGCGCGGCCGACACCTTCCGTGCCGCGGCCGCCGATCAGCTGCAGACCTGGGGCAACCGCGTGGGCGTGCCGACCGTGCGCTCGGAGGTGGAGGGCGCAGATCCCGCCTCCGTGGCCTTCGATGCCGTGAAGACCGGCATCGACTCGGAGGTCGACGTCGTCATGATCGACACGGCCGGGCGCCTGCAGAACAAGGCCGGGCTCATGGACCAGCTCGGCAAGATCAAGCGCGTGGTCGAGAAGGCCGCCGAGGTCGACGAGGTGCTGCTGGTCATCGACGCCACGACCGGGCAGAACGGCATGACGCAGGCCAAGGTCTTCTCCGAGGCCGTGAACGTGACCGGCATCGTGCTCACCAAGCTCGACGGCACGGCCAAGGGTGGCATCGTCGTGGCGATCCAGCGGGAGCTGGGCGCCCCGGTCAAGCTCATCGGCCTGGGCGAAGGTGCGGACGACCTCGCCCCCTTCGACGCCGAGCAGTTCGTGGACGCCCTGCTCGAGTAG
- a CDS encoding ABC transporter ATP-binding protein, protein MSSTQTAQETPSDGAASRSTTYSPPSRGHRLEVRGLTRTFGEKTAVDDVSFTVEPGGMTGFIGANGAGKTTTMRMMMGVLRIHSGQVLWDGRPITAADRAGFGYMPEERGLYPKQGILDQLGYLGQLHGMERAQALREAQRLLERFDLADRPKDKLETLSLGNQQRVQVAASLLHSPSALILDEPFSGLDPVAVDSMVELLREHMARGVPVLFSSHQLDLVDRLCDSMVILSGGRVLEHGTADELRAARPLSHRLRCSEDVGWVRDVHGVQVEDLDGCRAVVRLDDDAARAELLRRALERGLQEFTDLAPTLSEIYREVTR, encoded by the coding sequence GTGAGCAGCACGCAGACAGCGCAGGAGACGCCCTCCGACGGCGCCGCGAGCCGCAGCACCACCTACTCGCCGCCCAGCCGGGGCCATCGGCTGGAGGTCCGAGGCCTGACCCGCACGTTCGGCGAGAAGACCGCCGTCGACGACGTCTCCTTCACCGTGGAGCCCGGGGGCATGACCGGGTTCATCGGGGCCAACGGCGCCGGGAAGACCACGACCATGCGCATGATGATGGGCGTGCTGCGGATCCATTCCGGGCAGGTGCTCTGGGACGGCCGCCCGATCACCGCCGCCGACCGCGCGGGGTTCGGGTACATGCCGGAGGAGCGCGGGCTGTATCCCAAGCAGGGGATCCTGGACCAGCTCGGCTACCTCGGTCAGCTGCACGGCATGGAGCGCGCCCAGGCTCTGCGCGAGGCCCAGCGCCTGCTCGAGCGCTTCGATCTGGCCGATCGGCCCAAGGACAAGCTCGAGACCCTCTCGCTCGGCAATCAGCAGCGCGTCCAGGTGGCGGCTTCCCTGCTGCACAGCCCGTCCGCCCTGATCCTCGACGAGCCCTTCTCCGGGCTGGACCCGGTGGCCGTGGACTCGATGGTCGAGCTGCTGCGCGAGCACATGGCCCGCGGCGTCCCCGTCCTCTTCTCGTCCCACCAGCTCGACCTCGTGGACCGGCTGTGCGACTCCATGGTGATCCTCTCCGGCGGCCGCGTGCTGGAGCACGGCACCGCCGACGAGCTGCGCGCCGCCCGCCCGCTGTCACATCGCCTGCGATGCAGCGAGGACGTCGGATGGGTGCGCGATGTCCACGGCGTGCAGGTCGAGGACCTCGACGGCTGCCGGGCCGTCGTGCGCCTGGACGACGACGCCGCACGCGCCGAGCTGCTGCGCCGAGCGCTGGAGCGCGGCCTGCAGGAGTTCACCGACCTGGCGCCCACCCTCTCCGAGATCTACCGCGAGGTGACCCGATGA
- a CDS encoding NUDIX domain-containing protein, with the protein MSSYLPEDELKEFIASLPTRRLASSALIRDPHGRVLIVEPNYRDGWTLPGGTVEAGEDPRTGCFREVLEEVGLQLPEGRLLVVAHGLAAGIWGDSVAFLYDGGVIPEDTEITLQEEELDSHRWAEPGEILGYVGDRMGRMILSGLEQLETGGVSEFVIGG; encoded by the coding sequence ATGTCGTCGTACCTCCCCGAGGACGAGCTCAAGGAATTCATCGCCTCGCTGCCGACCCGCCGCCTGGCGTCCTCGGCGCTGATCCGCGACCCGCACGGCCGGGTGCTGATCGTCGAGCCGAACTACCGCGACGGCTGGACCCTGCCCGGCGGAACGGTCGAGGCCGGGGAGGATCCCCGCACCGGATGCTTCCGCGAGGTGCTCGAGGAGGTCGGGCTGCAGCTGCCGGAGGGACGGCTTCTCGTGGTGGCCCACGGGCTCGCCGCCGGCATCTGGGGCGATTCGGTCGCGTTCCTCTACGACGGCGGCGTGATCCCCGAGGACACCGAGATCACCCTGCAGGAGGAGGAGCTGGACAGCCACCGCTGGGCGGAGCCCGGCGAGATCCTGGGGTACGTGGGCGATCGCATGGGACGGATGATCCTCAGCGGCCTCGAGCAGCTCGAGACCGGCGGCGTGTCCGAGTTCGTGATCGGAGGCTGA
- the ffh gene encoding signal recognition particle protein, translated as MFNSLSDRLTATFKNLRGKGKLSEADVDATVREIRRALLDADVAVPVVREFTAAVKERALSAEVNEALNPGQQVVKIVNDQLQEILGGQTRRIRMAKTGPTIIMLAGLQGAGKTTLAGKLSYWLKSQGHRPLLVASDLQRPNAVTQLKVVGERAGVPVWAPHPGTTSEFDDPTGDPVEVAREGVEHARSKLYDVVIVDTAGRLGVDQPLMRQARDIRDAVQPDEVLFVIDAMIGQDAVQTAQAFNEGVDFTGVVLSKLDGDARGGAALSVASVTGKPIMFASTGEGVKDFEQFHPDRMASRILDMGDVMTLIEQAEKTWDQAEAQKMAKKFADQEDFTFEDFLVQMQQLKKMGSMKKLLGMMPGMAGMREQLENFDESALTRIEAIIQSMTPHERVAPKIMNGSRRARIAKGSGATVQEVNQLMERFGQAQKMMRKMSQGKGMPNLPGMGGGAPGMGPQGGNPMAGMQGMQGMQGLPGAGGGKSSKSKAKKKGSRSGNPAKRAQEAAAAQNRSKAPTGSSFGQPQQPEQNLKDLPKGFEKFLK; from the coding sequence GTGTTCAACTCCCTCTCCGACCGCTTGACCGCGACGTTCAAGAACCTGCGTGGGAAGGGCAAGCTCTCCGAGGCGGATGTCGATGCCACCGTGCGCGAGATCCGCCGCGCGCTGCTCGACGCCGACGTCGCCGTGCCCGTGGTCCGCGAGTTCACCGCCGCCGTCAAGGAGCGCGCGCTGTCGGCCGAGGTCAACGAGGCGCTGAACCCGGGTCAGCAGGTCGTGAAGATCGTCAACGACCAGCTCCAGGAGATCCTGGGCGGTCAGACCCGGCGCATCCGCATGGCCAAGACCGGGCCCACGATCATCATGCTCGCGGGCCTGCAGGGCGCCGGCAAGACCACGCTGGCCGGCAAGCTCTCGTACTGGCTCAAGAGCCAGGGCCACCGCCCGCTGCTCGTGGCCTCCGACCTCCAGCGCCCCAACGCCGTGACCCAGCTGAAGGTCGTGGGAGAGCGCGCGGGCGTGCCGGTGTGGGCTCCGCACCCGGGCACCACCTCCGAGTTCGACGACCCCACCGGCGATCCGGTCGAGGTGGCCCGCGAGGGCGTGGAGCACGCCCGCTCCAAGCTCTACGACGTCGTCATCGTGGACACCGCCGGCCGCCTGGGCGTCGACCAGCCCCTCATGCGCCAGGCCCGCGACATCCGCGACGCCGTCCAGCCGGACGAGGTCCTGTTCGTCATCGACGCCATGATCGGCCAGGACGCCGTCCAGACCGCCCAGGCCTTCAACGAGGGCGTGGACTTCACCGGCGTGGTGCTCTCCAAGCTCGACGGCGACGCCCGCGGCGGCGCCGCCCTGTCGGTGGCCTCGGTGACCGGCAAGCCCATCATGTTCGCCTCCACCGGCGAGGGCGTGAAGGACTTCGAGCAGTTCCACCCGGATCGCATGGCCTCGCGCATCCTCGACATGGGCGATGTCATGACCCTGATCGAGCAGGCCGAGAAGACCTGGGATCAGGCCGAGGCCCAGAAGATGGCCAAGAAGTTCGCCGATCAGGAGGACTTCACCTTCGAGGACTTCCTGGTCCAGATGCAGCAGCTCAAGAAGATGGGCTCCATGAAGAAGCTGCTCGGCATGATGCCGGGCATGGCCGGAATGCGCGAGCAGCTCGAGAACTTCGACGAGTCCGCGCTGACCCGCATCGAGGCCATCATCCAGTCCATGACCCCGCACGAGCGGGTGGCGCCCAAGATCATGAACGGCTCGCGCCGAGCGCGCATCGCCAAGGGCTCCGGGGCCACGGTGCAGGAGGTCAACCAGCTCATGGAGCGCTTCGGGCAGGCGCAGAAGATGATGCGCAAGATGTCCCAGGGCAAGGGCATGCCGAACCTCCCGGGCATGGGCGGCGGCGCTCCGGGCATGGGACCGCAGGGCGGCAACCCCATGGCCGGCATGCAGGGCATGCAGGGCATGCAGGGGCTGCCCGGCGCGGGCGGCGGCAAGTCCTCCAAGTCCAAGGCCAAGAAGAAGGGCTCGCGCTCCGGCAATCCGGCCAAGCGCGCGCAGGAGGCCGCCGCCGCGCAGAACCGCTCCAAGGCACCCACGGGCTCGTCGTTCGGCCAGCCCCAGCAGCCCGAGCAGAACCTGAAGGACCTCCCCAAGGGCTTCGAGAAGTTCCTCAAGTGA
- a CDS encoding P-II family nitrogen regulator, whose product MKLVVAVIRQEKFADVKDALAAFGIQGMTVTNVHGYGRQRGHSEVYRGAEYSVDLIEKTRLELVVTDQQAHEVVDAIAAAATTGRAGDGKVWVTPVEEVVRLRTGEGGESAV is encoded by the coding sequence ATGAAGCTCGTCGTCGCCGTCATCCGGCAGGAGAAGTTCGCCGACGTCAAGGACGCGCTGGCCGCGTTCGGGATCCAGGGCATGACCGTCACCAACGTCCACGGCTACGGCCGCCAGCGAGGGCACTCCGAGGTCTACCGCGGTGCGGAGTACTCGGTGGACCTCATCGAGAAGACCCGCCTGGAGCTGGTTGTCACGGACCAGCAGGCCCACGAGGTCGTCGACGCGATCGCCGCTGCCGCCACCACGGGCCGGGCGGGCGACGGCAAGGTCTGGGTCACCCCCGTGGAGGAGGTCGTGCGGCTGCGCACGGGGGAGGGCGGCGAGTCCGCTGTCTGA
- a CDS encoding histidine kinase yields the protein MSQLSQDPRQDVAPSAPARPAPRPESRPTTAERLIGVLSDPSDPDWRRPGPGATGLRRDVLGALALFGVAALILALLESFAGTSENRPRWLGYLMVALQILPLAGRRRWPAAVMVVSTAVYVIGYYLTPMAAGQSGTVLGLYVAVYTLVAWGPSRQVVRIIVALFLVLLLLWVGIDLAITGSYAEMVEELDSQAGPFEPMSAYSAYSFLLNILGFGITIFLGWTSWRSALRDHQNRAQAEQLRSQSQRLARQAVVEERLRIARELHDVIAHHVSAIGIQAGAARKVLHRDSELAAEALRSIEGSSRQAVSETRQLLGVLRADSDAEAADGQPRAETAPATSPGPRLEEIEQLAREHAQRGLSVTVTWVGGAEVAELPPALGLSMYRCVQEALSNVVRHSTATSAEVVIRSIRRDDHGSGAAQAIELEVLDGGRPRAGSAGTGFGLRGLRERVQLHGGTVEIGSRDPGPGWRVRARFPLERLGPEAPDSG from the coding sequence GTGTCGCAGCTCAGCCAGGACCCCCGCCAGGATGTCGCCCCGTCTGCTCCCGCCCGGCCGGCTCCGCGACCCGAGTCCCGGCCCACGACCGCCGAGCGCCTGATCGGGGTCCTCTCCGACCCCTCGGATCCGGACTGGCGCCGTCCCGGGCCCGGTGCCACGGGGCTGCGCCGCGATGTCCTGGGGGCCCTGGCCCTGTTCGGGGTGGCCGCCCTCATCCTGGCCCTGCTCGAGAGCTTCGCCGGCACGAGCGAGAACCGACCCCGCTGGCTGGGCTATCTCATGGTCGCGCTGCAGATCCTGCCGCTGGCCGGGCGCCGCCGCTGGCCCGCTGCGGTCATGGTGGTCTCCACGGCGGTCTACGTGATCGGCTACTACCTGACACCCATGGCGGCGGGTCAGTCGGGGACGGTGCTCGGGCTGTACGTCGCGGTCTACACGCTCGTGGCCTGGGGGCCGTCGCGGCAGGTCGTGCGCATCATCGTGGCCCTGTTCCTGGTCCTTCTGCTGCTGTGGGTGGGCATCGACCTGGCCATCACGGGCTCGTACGCGGAGATGGTCGAGGAGCTCGACTCCCAGGCCGGGCCCTTCGAGCCCATGTCCGCCTATTCGGCCTACTCCTTCCTGCTCAACATCCTGGGCTTCGGCATCACGATCTTCCTGGGGTGGACCTCGTGGCGCTCGGCGCTGCGCGACCATCAGAACCGCGCGCAGGCCGAGCAGCTGCGCAGCCAGTCGCAGCGCCTGGCCCGTCAGGCGGTCGTCGAAGAGCGCCTGCGGATCGCCCGCGAGCTGCACGACGTGATCGCCCACCACGTCTCGGCCATCGGGATCCAGGCCGGGGCCGCCCGGAAGGTCCTGCACCGAGATTCCGAGCTGGCGGCCGAGGCGCTGCGCTCAATCGAGGGATCCAGCCGCCAGGCCGTGAGCGAGACCCGGCAGCTGCTGGGCGTCCTGCGAGCGGACTCGGACGCGGAGGCCGCCGATGGACAGCCGCGAGCGGAGACGGCGCCGGCGACGAGCCCCGGGCCCCGGCTGGAGGAGATCGAGCAGCTCGCACGCGAGCACGCCCAGCGCGGCCTGTCGGTGACGGTGACCTGGGTCGGCGGGGCAGAGGTCGCTGAGCTGCCGCCGGCCCTCGGGCTGTCCATGTACCGCTGCGTCCAGGAGGCGCTGTCGAACGTGGTGCGCCATTCCACCGCCACCAGCGCCGAGGTCGTGATCCGCAGCATCCGCCGTGACGACCACGGCTCCGGGGCAGCGCAGGCGATCGAGCTCGAGGTGCTGGACGGGGGAAGGCCCCGTGCGGGCAGCGCCGGCACCGGCTTCGGACTGCGAGGACTGCGCGAACGGGTCCAGCTCCACGGCGGGACAGTGGAGATCGGCAGCCGGGATCCCGGGCCCGGCTGGCGCGTGCGGGCGAGGTTCCCGCTCGAGAGGCTCGGTCCCGAGGCGCCCGACTCGGGATGA